Genomic DNA from uncultured Acetobacterium sp.:
TAAACCAACATGAAAACAAGCGAACAAAATCCATTCAAGCCCGGACAAAACAAGTCAAGCTGGCCGACAGTCCCGATTTCATGGAAGCCTATATCATGAACATGAACTTCAACTGAACGGCTTAAAAATTTTCAGCTCAACCGGGTTATTCTAATGATCCGATTCAACCCGAATTATCGCAACTTTGGGAATATTCTAATAACAACAGGGTTTCTCTAAATCAGTTTAGCTTACACATCCTTTCAAAATAAAACAAAGGTGTTTGAAGACAATTTTATCTTCAAACACCTTTGTTTGTATTAATATAAAATTTAGTACTTATTTACCAAATTTTTTTGTTTAACAAAAATTACTTTTTTGCATCAGCTACATACTAGTCAGACTTCTTTGTCTCCGGCTTATTATAGTTAATTAACCCTTGCCTGTCAAACCTTTCTTAGTTCTCAGATTTCACATACCAATTGATTTCTTTGACAAATAATTAAGAATTGCCTCCAGAACGCCGCCGCTTAAGTTCCTGGCCTTATCGGAAATGGTATAGCAATAGTCAGCTTTACCTCGGGGATCCACATCGGCAATTTTCATCCCTTCAAAAACCCGGCTACCATCTGCGATTATTCCTCGAACGACGCCGGCGATTGTTGTGGTGACTTCTCTGTCACCAATGGTGGCCAGACAATCCCCAGAATCTACTGAAGTGCCAATATCCCGAACAATCCTGATGATACCTGCTAGCGGTGCACGGATCACGCGCTCATGGGTATATCCATCAATGCTTCCTGGAATACCCGTGTTTTTGGCAGCTCCGCCACAATAAATCACCCGACCCAGATCATGCCCTCGGTTTGTTTCTATGACAACATCCACATCTATACCAGCAGTAAATCCCGGTCCCAAACCAATCACAAAGGGCGCCATTGCCCGGGTTGTACCCAAATTTTTTTTTGCCAGGATCGCATCAACTACCGCAAGGGGCTTAAGATGCTTGATCCAATTTGCTTCCGGATCGACACAGATCGGGATTTTTCCGGCCGCCAGTGTTTTTATGATACTATCTTCCGTATCACACCGAAGCGCTGTCAATCCTTCCAGCGTTGACTCACCTTCTGTCACAGCTGATGCATAAGCGGCTGTTCTGCGGATGACAGTGGGTTTATCCACTTCTAAAGCCATCACCGCAAATCCTGCTTGAAAGAGACGGTAAATCGTACCGCTGGCAATATCCCCCGCACCGCGGACAATAACGAGATTTTTAGATTCATTGCTGTTTTTCGGCATAGTTCAATAACCTCCAATAGTCTGCTTTTGAATCCATGTCCATGACACAGGTCACATCTCCCGGGATCCGGATCACCGCTTCAGGATAGCTGGTAATTAGCCGCCTTCCACCGATATCACCGTTCTGATCCTCAAGCTCGGCAAACCATGATGACCCAAAACCAACCGGATGACCCAATGCTCCCTGGTGCTCCGGCACTATTATCGCTTCTGGGCTGGTGTTTAAACGTCTAATCACTTCGTTGATCAAACATGTTTGAGTCAGCGGATGATCTCCCAGAAAAACCAGTACCCCCTGACAATGTGGAAAGTGAGACCGGAGATAAGCAATCCCCAGTCGCAGCGATTCTGACTGACCCTTTTGGGGCGTTCTATTGAGGATGACCGTGACGTTAGCGGGTAAATCAAGTGCCTCCCGAATTTCCAGTCGTGTAACCACCACCAGATAATCCAGAGCATCTTGGGGAATTCGCGACAACGTGGCTTCCAAAACAGTGCCCTGCCCGAAGGGAAGCAATAGCTTCTCCTCTCCCATCCGACTGGAAAGCCCAGCCGCCAATACAATACCTGCTAACATTCAAGCATTCATCCTTCCTATTTAACAATTAACAATAAAATTATACTGGAATTTAATAAAATATTATATAAAAATTCAGATCTTCACTTTGTAGAATTAATGG
This window encodes:
- the yqeB gene encoding selenium-dependent molybdenum cofactor biosynthesis protein YqeB, whose product is MPKNSNESKNLVIVRGAGDIASGTIYRLFQAGFAVMALEVDKPTVIRRTAAYASAVTEGESTLEGLTALRCDTEDSIIKTLAAGKIPICVDPEANWIKHLKPLAVVDAILAKKNLGTTRAMAPFVIGLGPGFTAGIDVDVVIETNRGHDLGRVIYCGGAAKNTGIPGSIDGYTHERVIRAPLAGIIRIVRDIGTSVDSGDCLATIGDREVTTTIAGVVRGIIADGSRVFEGMKIADVDPRGKADYCYTISDKARNLSGGVLEAILNYLSKKSIGM
- a CDS encoding nucleotidyltransferase family protein — its product is MLAGIVLAAGLSSRMGEEKLLLPFGQGTVLEATLSRIPQDALDYLVVVTRLEIREALDLPANVTVILNRTPQKGQSESLRLGIAYLRSHFPHCQGVLVFLGDHPLTQTCLINEVIRRLNTSPEAIIVPEHQGALGHPVGFGSSWFAELEDQNGDIGGRRLITSYPEAVIRIPGDVTCVMDMDSKADYWRLLNYAEKQQ